Proteins from a genomic interval of Bacillota bacterium:
- a CDS encoding ribosome maturation factor RimP, with product MGLSLIEVRLAREGPRWVLRVVIYRPEGVGLEDCEKVSERLSPVLDEADLIETSYSLEVSSPGLERVFRRLEEYEVFKGHRVYVSTYAPVERAGREIRGALGGLVRDGANGVDSVRVVLDDGEEVVIPLKNVAKARLDEVDFLPAAKRGGRRRER from the coding sequence ATGGGCCTGTCGCTCATCGAGGTGAGGTTGGCGAGGGAAGGCCCCAGGTGGGTCCTTCGCGTTGTAATCTACAGGCCGGAGGGTGTCGGCCTCGAGGACTGCGAAAAGGTCAGCGAGCGTCTTTCGCCGGTCCTCGACGAAGCCGACCTGATCGAGACGAGCTACAGCCTCGAGGTTTCGTCGCCTGGCCTCGAGCGCGTCTTTCGCAGGCTTGAGGAGTACGAGGTGTTCAAGGGACACCGCGTGTACGTGTCGACCTACGCGCCCGTCGAAAGGGCTGGCAGGGAGATCCGGGGGGCGCTCGGTGGCCTCGTGCGCGACGGGGCGAACGGCGTCGACTCGGTGAGGGTCGTGCTGGACGACGGTGAAGAGGTAGTCATCCCTCTGAAGAACGTTGCGAAGGCCAGGCTGGACGAGGTGGATTTCCTACCGGCCGCAAAGAGGGGAGGCCGAAGACGTGAACGCTGA
- the nusA gene encoding transcription termination/antitermination protein NusA has product MNAEFITAIDEIEKTKGIAKDVLLEAIEAALISAYRRNFGSSQNVRVHIDRETGEIRVFSRRVVVPEVTDPRLEVSLGEARELDPNYQEHDVVETEVTPKDFGRIAAQTAKQVVVQRIREAERGIIYEEFSSREGDIVTGIVHRQENRNIMIDLGKAEAVLAPNEQIPGELYRQGERLKAYILEVRKTTKGPQIMVSRTHPGLLKRLFEFEVPEIHDGVVEIKAIAREAGSRSKVAVWSRDDAIDPVRACVGPKGVRVQAVVNELKGEKMDIVRWSPYVEEFIANSLSPAKVVTVQINEEGKVARVIVPDYQLSLAIGKEGQNARLSAKLTGWRIDIRSESQIAAAQERDEMAADVYGAGGSDAVEGDGAPAGDHEDLGPGDGVPEEGDGRDGGV; this is encoded by the coding sequence GTGAACGCTGAGTTCATCACCGCGATCGACGAGATCGAGAAGACCAAGGGAATAGCGAAGGACGTGCTTCTGGAGGCGATCGAGGCCGCGCTGATATCGGCGTACAGGAGGAATTTCGGGTCGTCCCAGAACGTTCGCGTTCACATAGACAGGGAGACCGGCGAGATCAGGGTATTCTCCCGCCGGGTGGTCGTCCCCGAGGTAACCGACCCGCGGCTCGAGGTCTCACTGGGCGAGGCCCGGGAACTCGACCCCAACTACCAGGAGCACGACGTGGTCGAGACGGAGGTCACGCCGAAGGACTTCGGGCGCATAGCGGCGCAGACCGCCAAACAGGTGGTTGTGCAGCGCATCCGCGAGGCGGAGAGGGGTATCATCTACGAGGAGTTCTCCAGCCGTGAGGGCGACATCGTCACCGGTATCGTGCACAGGCAGGAGAACAGGAACATCATGATCGACCTCGGGAAGGCCGAGGCCGTGCTTGCCCCGAACGAGCAGATCCCCGGCGAGCTGTACAGGCAGGGGGAGCGCCTCAAAGCGTACATCCTCGAGGTGAGGAAGACCACCAAGGGGCCGCAGATCATGGTTTCGAGGACCCACCCCGGGCTGCTCAAGCGGCTGTTCGAGTTCGAGGTGCCGGAGATCCACGATGGCGTCGTCGAGATCAAGGCGATAGCGCGCGAGGCGGGGTCACGGTCGAAGGTCGCCGTGTGGTCCAGGGACGACGCAATCGACCCCGTGCGCGCGTGCGTTGGGCCGAAGGGCGTTCGCGTGCAGGCGGTGGTCAACGAGCTCAAGGGCGAAAAGATGGACATCGTCCGCTGGTCGCCGTATGTCGAGGAGTTCATCGCCAACTCGCTGAGCCCCGCGAAGGTTGTCACGGTGCAGATTAACGAGGAGGGCAAAGTCGCGCGGGTCATAGTCCCCGACTACCAGCTCTCTCTCGCCATCGGGAAAGAGGGGCAGAACGCGCGCCTCTCCGCGAAGCTCACAGGCTGGCGGATCGATATAAGGAGCGAGTCTCAGATTGCGGCCGCGCAGGAACGCGATGAGATGGCCGCCGATGTGTACGGCGCCGGTGGAAGCGACGCGGTTGAGGGAGACGGGGCTCCGGCAGGTGACCACGAGGACCTCGGACCTGGCGACGGCGTTCCCGAGGAGGGCGACGGCCGCGACGGGGGGGTGTAA
- a CDS encoding YlxR family protein has translation MGKQVFKPRKVPQRTCVGCQSVKAKKELIRIVRTPDGIIDVDATGKKSGRGAYLCADSACLDKAVKGKRLEKALGVAVDGELIDRVRGLLQRPSTKPEVK, from the coding sequence TTGGGCAAGCAGGTATTTAAGCCCAGGAAGGTACCCCAGAGGACCTGTGTGGGTTGTCAGAGTGTCAAGGCCAAGAAGGAACTCATCAGGATCGTCAGGACTCCTGACGGGATAATTGACGTGGACGCGACCGGCAAGAAGTCCGGTCGAGGGGCGTACCTGTGCGCAGACTCCGCATGTCTGGACAAGGCCGTCAAGGGGAAGCGCCTGGAGAAGGCTCTGGGCGTTGCAGTGGATGGTGAATTGATCGACAGGGTTCGTGGACTTCTCCAGCGCCCCTCAACCAAGCCGGAGGTGAAGTGA
- the infB gene encoding translation initiation factor IF-2 yields MNEKIRVYELAKEMLVDSKVVLKVLSQLSVEARNHMSTMDAETAQKVRDVLTGKLKLQKTKKERVEKPAQQPVRPPIPRPAPRPVEMDAPPRPPAQGKVIGKGPVARPYSRPPQHGGQYPAQQRPPIIRPAGPAARPAFPQGAPPQAAGPGAGVARVPPRPASALPGTPSKPAGGAVTPQRTGGFPAYPAGGQARPGVVRPPAATGPVRPAQAPQPPLPPQRPPAAPAQGAQGPAAQQQPRPARPVRPFQAGAPQRPQPREGMRPSFPGGGPGAGGQRPAGGSFVQGRPGPRPGGFQPAQRPGAPRPQPGYGGPRPGAGPRPTFGPGAGGQRRPGGPGGPVQGPQRPQQGQRGQKRRDYHGGRSGGGDRRTPGFREGLLTSRPPRMGGGAQPRPVPRGPRAVSLEGPLMVKELAMKMGITAAEVIKKLISLGVMAAINQQIDVETATIVAQEMGYEVTVKTPELSKEELLEAELDKEDAAEDLKPRPPVVTVMGHVDHGKTSLLDAIRKTKVAAGEAGGITQHIGASVVDWKDRKVVFLDTPGHEAFTAMRARGAKVTDIAVLVVAADDGPMPQTIEAMNHARAAKVPVIVAINKMDKPDARPDMVKQKLSEQGLVPEEWGGDTVYVPVSARQATGLDQLLDMILLVADVQELKANPEKRAVATVVEAQLDKGRGPVATVLVQSGSLRVGDCVVTGSAYGRVRAMTDDRGRRVKKAAPSMPVEVTGLSEVPNAGDVLQVVEDEKTAKEVATSRAARRRASELQVSSRMSLEDLANRVKEGEVQELKLIVKADVQGSSEALKQAFDKLDMKEVRISIIHSGVGGITESDVMLAAASGAIIIGFNVRPDSNARHVADEQKVDIRTYRIIYEAVEDIQAAMKGMLKPKLKETVLGRAEVRQLFRIPKIGTVAGCYVTEGKITKGSTLRVVRDGVVVHEAPVDSLKRFKDDVREVASGYECGISVERFQDVKEGDILEAFVIEEVKPA; encoded by the coding sequence ATGAACGAAAAGATCAGAGTTTACGAGCTAGCGAAAGAGATGCTCGTTGATAGCAAGGTCGTACTCAAGGTGCTCAGCCAGCTCAGCGTGGAAGCGAGGAACCACATGAGCACGATGGACGCTGAGACCGCGCAGAAGGTCAGGGATGTCCTGACCGGAAAGCTGAAGCTCCAGAAGACGAAGAAGGAGCGGGTCGAAAAGCCGGCTCAGCAGCCGGTTCGACCCCCGATACCCAGACCGGCGCCCAGGCCCGTCGAAATGGACGCGCCACCGAGGCCTCCGGCGCAGGGTAAGGTGATAGGTAAGGGCCCGGTGGCGAGGCCGTACTCGAGGCCGCCACAACACGGGGGGCAGTATCCGGCTCAGCAGCGCCCGCCGATAATCAGGCCGGCGGGTCCGGCCGCGAGGCCCGCGTTTCCGCAGGGGGCACCGCCGCAGGCCGCCGGACCAGGAGCCGGTGTTGCACGGGTTCCGCCGAGGCCTGCGAGCGCGTTGCCGGGCACACCCTCAAAGCCCGCCGGTGGGGCTGTGACTCCGCAAAGGACGGGCGGGTTCCCCGCGTATCCGGCGGGCGGACAGGCGAGACCTGGCGTCGTGAGGCCGCCGGCCGCCACTGGTCCGGTGCGTCCGGCGCAGGCACCCCAGCCACCGCTCCCGCCGCAGAGGCCACCGGCGGCGCCGGCTCAAGGCGCCCAGGGTCCGGCGGCGCAGCAGCAGCCGAGGCCCGCGCGGCCTGTAAGGCCGTTCCAGGCTGGCGCTCCGCAGCGTCCGCAGCCGAGGGAGGGCATGCGCCCGTCATTCCCTGGTGGTGGGCCCGGTGCAGGCGGCCAGAGGCCGGCGGGTGGATCGTTCGTTCAGGGAAGACCTGGGCCAAGGCCTGGTGGGTTCCAGCCGGCGCAGAGGCCGGGGGCCCCGCGACCGCAGCCGGGCTACGGTGGACCGAGACCCGGGGCGGGACCGAGACCCACATTCGGGCCGGGCGCGGGCGGACAGAGACGACCGGGTGGCCCGGGAGGTCCTGTGCAAGGACCGCAACGGCCCCAGCAGGGTCAGAGAGGCCAGAAGAGGCGAGACTACCATGGTGGAAGATCCGGCGGCGGGGACCGCAGGACTCCCGGATTCCGCGAGGGGCTCCTCACGAGTCGTCCTCCGAGGATGGGTGGAGGCGCGCAGCCCAGGCCGGTGCCCAGGGGACCGAGAGCGGTGAGCCTCGAGGGACCGCTCATGGTCAAGGAACTCGCGATGAAGATGGGGATCACCGCCGCAGAGGTGATCAAGAAGCTTATTTCGCTCGGCGTGATGGCCGCCATCAACCAGCAGATCGACGTTGAGACGGCTACCATCGTGGCCCAGGAAATGGGATACGAGGTGACCGTGAAGACGCCCGAGCTCAGCAAGGAGGAACTCCTCGAGGCCGAGCTGGATAAGGAAGACGCCGCCGAGGACCTGAAACCCAGGCCGCCCGTGGTGACGGTTATGGGTCACGTCGACCACGGTAAGACTTCGCTCCTGGACGCGATCAGGAAGACCAAGGTGGCGGCGGGAGAGGCGGGCGGCATAACTCAGCACATCGGCGCCTCGGTTGTGGACTGGAAGGATCGGAAAGTTGTATTTCTGGACACTCCGGGCCACGAGGCGTTCACCGCCATGAGGGCGCGCGGCGCAAAGGTTACGGACATAGCGGTACTCGTGGTGGCGGCGGACGACGGCCCGATGCCGCAGACCATCGAGGCCATGAACCACGCCCGCGCTGCGAAGGTCCCGGTTATCGTGGCGATAAACAAGATGGATAAGCCGGACGCCAGGCCGGACATGGTGAAGCAGAAGCTGTCGGAACAGGGTCTGGTCCCGGAGGAGTGGGGCGGCGATACCGTGTACGTCCCCGTCTCCGCGAGGCAGGCAACTGGCCTCGACCAGCTGCTCGACATGATACTGCTCGTGGCCGACGTCCAGGAATTGAAGGCGAACCCGGAGAAGCGCGCGGTGGCGACAGTGGTCGAAGCGCAGCTCGACAAGGGCCGCGGTCCCGTGGCCACGGTGCTGGTGCAGTCGGGCTCGCTGAGGGTTGGAGACTGTGTGGTGACAGGGTCGGCGTACGGGCGCGTACGCGCGATGACGGACGACCGCGGGAGGCGCGTGAAGAAGGCGGCGCCGTCCATGCCGGTCGAGGTTACGGGGCTTTCGGAGGTACCCAACGCCGGAGACGTCCTTCAGGTTGTCGAGGACGAGAAGACTGCCAAGGAAGTCGCCACGTCGAGAGCGGCAAGGAGGAGGGCATCGGAGCTCCAGGTGTCGAGCAGGATGAGCCTCGAGGACCTGGCGAACCGGGTCAAGGAAGGCGAGGTCCAGGAGCTCAAGCTCATTGTGAAGGCCGACGTGCAGGGGTCGTCCGAGGCGCTCAAGCAGGCGTTTGACAAGCTGGACATGAAGGAAGTGCGGATATCCATTATCCACAGCGGTGTCGGCGGAATAACCGAATCCGACGTCATGCTGGCCGCCGCGTCAGGCGCTATCATAATCGGGTTCAACGTCCGACCGGACAGCAACGCCAGGCACGTGGCGGACGAGCAGAAAGTGGACATAAGGACCTACCGTATAATCTACGAGGCCGTGGAGGACATCCAGGCGGCGATGAAGGGCATGCTGAAGCCCAAGCTCAAGGAGACCGTCCTCGGCAGGGCGGAGGTCAGGCAGCTTTTCCGCATCCCGAAGATCGGCACTGTGGCGGGTTGCTACGTGACCGAGGGGAAGATCACGAAGGGATCTACCCTAAGGGTCGTTCGCGACGGCGTAGTTGTCCACGAGGCCCCCGTCGACTCGCTCAAGAGGTTCAAGGATGACGTGCGCGAGGTCGCGTCGGGGTACGAGTGCGGGATCAGCGTCGAGAGGTTCCAGGATGTGAAGGAAGGGGACATCCTCGAGGCGTTCGTGATCGAGGAGGTCAAGCCCGCCTGA
- a CDS encoding DUF503 domain-containing protein, translated as MVVGSLRIELTLPGNDSLKGKRRVVRSLVDRIRSKFGVAAAEVDCLDSWQVACLGFACVSNDAVLASDVLSRILRWVEDNHDGSVTNHEIRLG; from the coding sequence TTGGTAGTAGGCTCGCTGAGGATTGAACTTACGCTACCGGGTAACGATTCTCTCAAAGGCAAGCGAAGGGTAGTAAGGAGCCTGGTAGATCGCATAAGGTCGAAATTCGGTGTGGCGGCGGCCGAGGTGGACTGCCTCGACTCATGGCAGGTGGCGTGCCTGGGTTTCGCGTGCGTCAGCAACGACGCAGTCCTCGCCAGCGACGTGCTGTCGAGGATCCTGCGGTGGGTCGAGGACAACCACGACGGTTCCGTCACGAATCATGAGATCAGGCTGGGCTGA
- the rbfA gene encoding 30S ribosome-binding factor RbfA yields the protein MSLRGGRVAEAMKEEISDIIHNHLKDPRIGFASITGVEVSGDLRHARVFVSVLGDDRQKQDTLRGLESAVGFVRSEIGKRIRMRHTPEIVFKLDESIERGIRVSRLIDQEKRGGQ from the coding sequence ATGTCGTTGCGCGGCGGACGTGTGGCGGAAGCGATGAAGGAAGAGATAAGCGACATCATCCACAACCACCTCAAGGACCCGCGGATTGGTTTCGCGAGTATAACAGGGGTGGAGGTTTCGGGTGACCTGAGGCACGCGCGGGTGTTCGTCAGCGTGCTGGGTGACGACCGGCAGAAGCAGGACACCCTTCGTGGGCTCGAGAGCGCGGTGGGTTTTGTCCGGTCCGAGATCGGAAAGCGCATAAGGATGAGGCATACGCCCGAGATCGTGTTCAAGCTCGACGAATCGATCGAACGGGGCATCCGGGTATCCAGGCTCATAGATCAGGAAAAGAGGGGCGGGCAGTGA
- a CDS encoding bifunctional oligoribonuclease/PAP phosphatase NrnA — MKGLPLLLSVFRNESDFVLVPHVSPDGDSIGSCLALGLALVRRGKKAQVALDEAFPSRYGFLPGAVEVRPSSPKVGRYIVVTLDCTDLSRCGVRPELIQGASAIVNIDHHVSNSFFGDYQLVDSAASAVGEIVFDLLQELGWGITAGEATCLYTAIITDTGSFRFENTTSRCLEVCASLVRAGARPSRIAEEVYETASLPATVLLGKALSSLRLDDTGRVAWMTISAADFESAGASNEDTEGIVNYARMVEGVEVGVLFKELGDRQVRVALRSRRSVNVSRIASLFGGGGHPRAAGCTVAGSVEDAYSAVIPEVLRAVKEMDKAVGGVVRDAAES; from the coding sequence GTGAAAGGCCTGCCCCTTCTGCTATCCGTATTCAGAAACGAAAGCGATTTCGTACTGGTGCCGCACGTCTCGCCAGACGGTGACAGCATCGGGTCGTGCCTGGCCCTGGGACTTGCGCTTGTGCGCAGGGGGAAGAAGGCGCAGGTCGCGCTGGACGAGGCGTTTCCATCGAGATACGGCTTCTTGCCCGGGGCAGTGGAAGTCCGGCCATCGTCGCCGAAGGTTGGGCGCTACATCGTGGTCACCCTGGACTGCACGGACCTGTCCCGGTGCGGTGTGCGCCCGGAACTGATCCAAGGGGCGTCCGCTATCGTCAACATCGATCACCACGTTTCAAACTCCTTTTTCGGGGACTACCAGTTGGTCGACAGCGCCGCGTCGGCGGTGGGCGAGATCGTGTTCGACCTCCTTCAGGAGCTCGGCTGGGGGATCACCGCAGGCGAGGCGACGTGCCTGTACACCGCAATAATAACCGACACCGGTTCGTTCAGGTTTGAGAACACCACCTCCAGGTGCCTCGAGGTATGCGCGTCGCTCGTCAGGGCCGGGGCCAGGCCTAGCAGGATCGCGGAAGAGGTATACGAGACCGCGTCGCTTCCGGCGACCGTACTCCTGGGGAAGGCGCTGTCGAGCCTGAGGCTGGACGACACGGGGCGCGTCGCGTGGATGACCATTTCTGCCGCGGACTTCGAGTCCGCAGGGGCATCGAATGAGGATACGGAAGGGATAGTCAATTACGCAAGGATGGTTGAGGGAGTGGAAGTCGGAGTCCTGTTCAAGGAGCTAGGAGACCGGCAGGTGCGCGTGGCGTTAAGGTCGAGACGGTCCGTGAACGTCAGCAGGATCGCCTCGCTGTTCGGAGGAGGCGGACACCCCCGCGCGGCGGGCTGTACCGTGGCCGGGTCCGTGGAAGACGCGTACTCGGCTGTGATCCCCGAGGTGCTCAGGGCTGTCAAGGAAATGGACAAGGCCGTGGGCGGAGTTGTTCGCGATGCGGCGGAATCCTGA
- the truB gene encoding tRNA pseudouridine(55) synthase TruB, giving the protein MRRNPEVQGAAMPVGPDGVLNLLKPPGMTSHDIVYRVRRLGFPKAGHTGTLDPGAAGVLPVCVGRATRISEYLGALGKGYRAEITLGVTTSTDDGSGAVVSRTDASQVTNDDVEQALVRFVGEMEQVAPVLSAKKFRGVRSYDIVRAGGVPERRTVRVRVYAAKLVRFEPGAVARATVDISCSSGTYVRNICSDLGRALGCGGYMSFLLRTRSGPFRLADALTLEEMSSALEGGLPASETAGPGCAGAGPLARGFAGMAEALSFMRGAVLAAPAVERVLNGHAPSVEDVLRWVSAVSTRAGDVEGALPGDEGLFPGLVRLISEEDRLVGIARVDGSPWSEAGSIALEKVFP; this is encoded by the coding sequence ATGCGGCGGAATCCTGAAGTGCAGGGGGCGGCGATGCCCGTTGGACCCGACGGAGTTTTGAACCTCCTGAAGCCCCCGGGCATGACTTCCCACGACATCGTCTACCGCGTCAGGAGACTGGGTTTTCCAAAGGCGGGGCATACGGGGACGCTCGACCCCGGAGCCGCCGGCGTCCTGCCGGTCTGCGTGGGCAGGGCCACGAGGATATCCGAGTACCTCGGCGCCCTCGGGAAGGGGTACCGCGCCGAGATTACCCTCGGGGTTACCACGAGCACCGACGACGGTTCGGGTGCGGTAGTTTCCAGGACTGACGCATCTCAGGTTACGAACGACGATGTCGAGCAGGCCCTCGTGAGGTTCGTCGGTGAAATGGAGCAGGTGGCGCCGGTTCTTTCGGCAAAGAAGTTCCGGGGCGTCCGGTCCTACGACATTGTGAGGGCCGGTGGGGTCCCTGAGCGCCGTACGGTGAGGGTCCGTGTCTACGCCGCGAAGCTCGTACGGTTCGAACCCGGCGCGGTGGCGCGCGCCACGGTGGACATCTCGTGCTCCAGCGGGACATACGTCAGGAACATCTGCTCCGACCTGGGTCGAGCGTTGGGCTGCGGCGGGTATATGTCGTTCCTCCTCCGCACGCGAAGCGGCCCGTTCCGCCTCGCGGACGCGCTGACCCTTGAGGAGATGTCTTCAGCGCTGGAGGGGGGGCTCCCGGCTTCCGAGACTGCAGGTCCTGGTTGCGCGGGGGCGGGTCCGCTCGCCCGCGGCTTCGCAGGCATGGCGGAGGCGCTCTCGTTCATGCGCGGCGCCGTGCTGGCGGCGCCGGCCGTTGAAAGGGTATTGAATGGGCATGCCCCGTCCGTGGAAGACGTCCTCCGGTGGGTGAGCGCCGTTTCAACCCGGGCCGGAGACGTTGAGGGCGCCTTACCCGGCGACGAGGGGCTTTTCCCGGGGCTCGTGAGACTCATATCGGAGGAGGACAGGCTTGTGGGGATAGCGAGGGTTGACGGATCGCCCTGGAGCGAAGCCGGCAGTATCGCCCTCGAGAAGGTATTCCCGTGA
- the ribF gene encoding riboflavin biosynthesis protein RibF encodes MSDDTLTNSHDDGLQGIPHVVFNLDEAASGPGPRAVAVGFFDGVHAGHQAIIRRLVSEAQGTDLLPTCLTFEPHPLQVVGNGPGGPPMLTTLEEKVSIMNRMGVRQCVVAPFTPEFAGISPYEFARGVLKENLDARVVLVGYNFTFGSGGTATAEDLGRLGRDLGFRVIIVEPVIVSGVPVSSTAVRQAVSRGDMAAAREMLGRPYSVSGRVVHGDGRGRTLGVPTANLDVPPGRLLPLRGVYATVAVAGEFRAASVTNVGSRPTFLGCAGPATPLQGAPDAGPGAVRVAVETHIPGFCGDLYGRTLEVRFLKRLRDERRFERREDLVKQVLADALAALDLVSHDTPGGGWSGDSVEGL; translated from the coding sequence ATGTCAGACGACACGCTCACCAATTCGCACGATGACGGACTGCAGGGGATCCCGCACGTCGTGTTCAACCTCGATGAAGCCGCCTCCGGCCCAGGGCCGAGGGCGGTGGCGGTGGGTTTCTTCGACGGCGTGCACGCCGGTCACCAGGCGATCATCCGCAGGCTCGTGAGCGAGGCGCAGGGAACGGACCTGCTCCCGACCTGCCTGACGTTCGAACCCCACCCGTTGCAGGTTGTGGGCAACGGCCCGGGTGGACCGCCGATGCTCACCACTCTGGAGGAGAAAGTCTCGATAATGAACCGCATGGGTGTTAGGCAGTGCGTGGTCGCGCCATTCACACCCGAATTCGCTGGGATCAGTCCTTACGAATTCGCGCGAGGGGTACTGAAGGAAAACCTCGACGCACGCGTCGTGCTGGTGGGGTACAACTTCACGTTCGGCAGCGGTGGAACCGCGACTGCTGAGGACCTCGGGCGGCTCGGACGGGACCTCGGTTTTCGGGTCATCATCGTAGAACCCGTGATCGTCTCGGGGGTTCCCGTGTCGAGCACTGCGGTGAGGCAGGCTGTGTCGCGCGGGGACATGGCGGCGGCCCGCGAGATGCTGGGAAGGCCCTATTCCGTCAGTGGGAGGGTTGTCCACGGGGACGGGAGGGGCCGCACGCTCGGGGTCCCGACGGCGAACCTCGATGTCCCGCCGGGGAGGCTGTTGCCCTTGCGGGGGGTATATGCGACGGTCGCGGTCGCGGGCGAATTCCGCGCGGCGTCTGTAACCAACGTGGGGTCGAGGCCAACGTTCCTTGGGTGCGCGGGTCCCGCGACGCCGCTACAGGGCGCGCCGGATGCGGGGCCCGGCGCAGTCCGGGTGGCCGTCGAGACGCACATCCCCGGGTTCTGCGGTGACCTTTACGGCCGGACGCTCGAGGTCCGGTTTCTGAAGAGATTGAGGGACGAGAGGCGGTTCGAGAGAAGGGAGGACCTGGTCAAGCAGGTGCTCGCCGACGCGCTGGCCGCGCTGGATCTCGTCTCACACGACACGCCGGGGGGAGGCTGGTCCGGTGACAGCGTTGAGGGCTTGTGA
- a CDS encoding pyrimidine-nucleoside phosphorylase, which translates to MRACDIIQKKRDGLSLEAEEIRFIVHGFARGEVPDYQMAAFLMAVYFRGMTPEETAALTMAMVDSGDTVDLSALPGRKVDKHSTGGVGDKTSLVLGPMVASAGALVPKMSGRGLGHTGGTLDKLESIPGFRVSLGLDELLSNVRRVGIAIAGQTARLVPADGKMYALRDVTATVDSIPLIASSVMSKKIAGGADAIVLDVKFGSGAFMKTYEGAVSLAEAMVRIGSLVGRETTAVISSMEQPLGVAVGNALEVREAIETLSGHGPLDLLDLCLTLGSLMLVAAGKAQHTAGARRILEDVIASGDALRKFAALVEAQGGDPRVVDDPSILPRAPVITAVESTAAGYVEGIDALAVGRAAMVMGAGRQTKESPVDHAVGIVLLKKVGDPVEAGEPLASCHLRDLPQAGTASSMVRAAFRVSRAKPVPSKLVRAIVTWRGVEPV; encoded by the coding sequence TTGAGGGCTTGTGACATCATCCAGAAGAAGCGTGACGGCTTATCCCTTGAAGCGGAAGAGATCCGGTTCATAGTCCACGGGTTCGCGCGTGGCGAGGTCCCCGACTACCAGATGGCGGCGTTCCTGATGGCTGTGTATTTCCGGGGAATGACACCGGAGGAGACCGCGGCGCTGACCATGGCGATGGTGGACTCGGGTGACACCGTCGACCTGTCGGCGCTCCCCGGCCGCAAAGTGGACAAACACAGCACTGGAGGGGTCGGCGACAAGACCAGCCTGGTGCTGGGCCCCATGGTGGCCAGCGCCGGCGCCCTCGTCCCCAAGATGTCCGGGCGCGGGCTCGGCCACACGGGTGGGACCCTCGACAAACTCGAATCCATACCCGGTTTCAGGGTGTCGCTCGGCCTGGACGAGTTGTTGTCGAACGTGCGCAGGGTGGGGATAGCGATAGCGGGTCAGACCGCGAGGCTGGTGCCCGCCGACGGCAAAATGTACGCGCTGCGCGATGTGACCGCGACAGTGGACAGCATCCCGCTGATCGCCTCGAGCGTCATGTCCAAGAAGATAGCCGGGGGCGCGGATGCGATAGTCCTCGACGTCAAGTTCGGGTCCGGGGCGTTCATGAAGACCTACGAGGGCGCGGTCTCGCTCGCCGAGGCCATGGTGCGCATAGGCAGTCTCGTGGGCAGGGAGACAACGGCAGTCATATCCTCGATGGAGCAGCCTCTTGGGGTCGCCGTGGGCAACGCCCTGGAAGTCCGGGAGGCCATCGAGACCCTCTCGGGGCACGGACCGCTGGACCTGCTCGACCTGTGCCTCACGCTCGGCTCGCTGATGCTGGTGGCAGCCGGAAAGGCGCAACACACGGCGGGGGCGCGGCGAATCCTGGAGGACGTTATCGCGTCCGGCGACGCGCTCCGCAAGTTCGCCGCGCTGGTTGAAGCGCAGGGCGGGGACCCCAGAGTAGTCGACGACCCGTCGATCTTGCCGCGTGCGCCGGTTATCACGGCAGTTGAGTCCACTGCGGCGGGTTACGTGGAGGGGATAGACGCCCTCGCGGTAGGAAGGGCGGCCATGGTGATGGGCGCAGGCCGCCAGACGAAGGAGTCACCGGTGGACCATGCGGTCGGCATTGTACTGCTGAAGAAGGTGGGTGACCCCGTGGAGGCCGGCGAGCCGCTCGCGTCGTGCCATTTGCGCGACCTGCCGCAAGCCGGTACGGCGTCCTCGATGGTACGCGCGGCGTTTCGCGTCTCGCGGGCGAAGCCGGTTCCCTCGAAACTCGTCCGCGCAATAGTAACGTGGCGGGGGGTGGAACCGGTATGA
- a CDS encoding cytidine deaminase yields the protein MSVAANAAPADRGTQPATAVPEFKAHGRGLSESERLLLEAAFLARERAYAPYSGFKVGAAVMCSEGRLASGCNIENASYGLTVCAERVAVFSAVSSGCASIEVIAVVADCPEPVTPCGACRQVLAEFAPKAVVLMANLEGRVAVSTVDSLLPGAFSLR from the coding sequence ATGAGCGTCGCTGCAAACGCCGCGCCTGCGGACCGGGGCACCCAGCCTGCAACCGCTGTTCCCGAGTTCAAGGCGCACGGCCGCGGACTGTCGGAATCCGAGCGGCTGCTGCTCGAGGCGGCGTTCCTTGCGAGGGAGAGGGCCTACGCACCCTACTCCGGCTTCAAGGTCGGGGCCGCCGTGATGTGCTCGGAGGGGCGCCTCGCGAGCGGCTGCAACATAGAGAACGCTTCGTATGGACTGACTGTCTGCGCCGAGCGGGTGGCCGTGTTCAGCGCGGTATCCTCGGGGTGCGCTTCCATCGAGGTGATCGCGGTAGTAGCTGACTGCCCCGAACCGGTAACGCCCTGCGGCGCGTGCCGCCAGGTGCTTGCGGAATTCGCGCCGAAAGCGGTCGTACTCATGGCGAACCTCGAGGGCAGGGTCGCCGTGTCCACGGTGGACTCCCTGTTACCGGGGGCATTCTCGCTCAGGTAA